A section of the Bombus terrestris chromosome 2, iyBomTerr1.2, whole genome shotgun sequence genome encodes:
- the LOC100650829 gene encoding histone acetyltransferase p300 isoform X6, giving the protein MADHLVDGPPNKRPKLGDPFQGTSDSADYITNTDMFDLENDLPDDLLSSGSWGSATESAKPPATGPGPGQQNGALDSELRQHVQQQQQLSHHLIQQQGNKNLVANSLAMAAGTLGNKSPNMQSPPNVSVSKVVDPQMVVSLGNLPSSIASSLANNQMSIANSMGGLQSSMSMAGSNPTMSMPGGINSALVMTSSASGNNNMGGMAGGSLIVTNSLNKQPLNTVTMMAPNTQGGIHHPSGPHGVAQMQNGPGIMNTRAVAMQQQQQAHMVGPARGQSPHQQVHQVGIVGPGQGGPRIQAPPNMTNMPNMGQISASSPYGYGSPASGQGPGVTVCTNSPVGVVTPQPKGVGTNMTAMQGSRFGGTAGPIGSTNVVGGQEGGMAQQAQPPAPSPAQPQSGAPSGGQPGPQQATQGQIPGTGAPTGATKSIADPEKRKLIQQQLVLLLHAHKCQRRESQANGEVWQCSLPDCKTMKNVLTHMTACQAGKTCKVPHCSSSRQIISHWKHCNRNDCPVCLPLKQANKNKTTNAAAASTTQPNSQPNPSQTEMRRAYDALGIPCPTTTTGGLVAQCVTRRMPTPSMQGAPGAIGNVRLAQPPTQNAPGQSVVGAGQQVVAPNVSLPLNSDPNTVGVAGNQAAPTSGPTPAAAATAANIQQSVNMQQLFGLNDSGQLSVPSENRLANLQLPAGLQPSQVTATSVQESKDWHQTVTPDLRNHLVHKLVQAIFPTPDPQAMLDKRMHNLVAYARKVEGDMYEMANSRSEYYHLLAEKIYKIQKELEEKRQKRKEQQLQAQQQQQPQSAGASGSGLRPCAPPGVGTVPPSRPVGTVTPSLRSHSPSMTLGNLPAMGIPHNRMQFPQQQQTQQVQVQSQTNAQAQAQAQAQAQAQAQAQAQAQAQAQAQAQAQAQVQVQQQMQQQQQQQQQQSGILVGPPGPSPNGQSTSNPNVVSNPGLSPFGQPQMSQSSLTTTTTSATTSQFPTSNGTSGLPNSSPVQNQHQYSDIMKVRLAQAQAAIAHQHQQQQQPPSQPQSQQQSSQSQPQQPTSTSNQNATTTSMPQTPSPFSSMQQQNNQQQNQFNNSRPLSVSTPNDNGISTSTPQTIPPPASSGPSPGPATTTNGPQSTTSTPNTPLVPSLMTPNQTVSSANQTPPHPATTPSPAGLASLGKGMTSQERAALNAPRTSSMSSQMAAITAALDRDNSPSPPMNNNKGKLDSIKEESMKMEIKTEDGSENHRMDGGKSVNNEVSIKTEIKTEPMEEGSSESIVKEEPISIKEEPITPISSQDTTTPDIKPLVPEPIQPSGTSTDKKRLCLFKPDELRQALMPTLEKLYRQDPESIPFRQPVDPQALGIPDYFDIVKKPMDLSTIKRKLDTGQYSDPWEYVDDVWMMFDNAWLYNRKTSRVYRYCTKLSEVFEQEIDPVMQALGYCCGRKYTFNPQVLCCYGKQLCTIPRDAKYYSYQNRYTFCQKCFNDIPGDTVTLGDDPTQPQTAIKKEQFQEMKNDHLELEPFVVCTDCGRKVHQICVLHMESIWPLGFTCDNCLKKKGQKRKENKFNAKRLPVTKLGTYIETRVNNFLKKKEAGAGEVAIRVVASSDKVVEVKPGMRSRFVENGEMPGEFPYRAKALFAFEEVDGTDVCFFGMHVQEYGSECTPPNTRRVYIAYLDSVHFFRPRQFRTAVYHEILLGYLDYAKQLGYTMAHIWACPPSEGDDYIFHCHPQEQKIPKPKRLQEWYKKMLDKGMVERIVLDYKDILKQAMEDKLTSAADLPYFEGDFWPNVLEESIKELDQEEEEKRKQAEAAEAAAANAIFSLSEDSETGPDGKKKGQKKAKKSNKSKANQRKNSKKSNTPQTGNDLSAKIFATMEKHKEVFFVIRLHSAQSAASLAPIQDPDPVINCDLMDGRDAFLTMARERHYEFSSLRRAKFSSMSMLYELHNQGQDKFVYTCNNCKSHVETRYHCTVCDDFDLCISCKEKDGHPHHMEKLGLDLDDGSSPADAKQANPQEARKLSIQRCIQSLVHACQCRDANCRLTSCQKMKRVVTHTKVCKRKTNGGCPICKQLIALCCYHAKHCQETKCLVPFCSNIKHKLKQQQLQQRLQQAQLLRRRMAAMNSRPTGPVGAMQSGQQSSNVTMTTGVAMKPGVSPTNLPSPHQPGIGLKPGTQTPPAHVLQVVKQVQEEAARQQVPHGYGKVTPGGGVGAGVGVGGQTGGVMPPPPMQRPMPVQMPNPGGTHLIPMDQWTASRYQPSTLMQQNPGLRQQTPQQLMQQQQQHQGQPAIAMGGQMPRQAGVLGGPVNQVGPQTQSNMHKHVLQQLMQTLKNPHTPEQQNQILQILKSNPPIMAAFIKQRALALNQQQSGQYGGGVGGPLGPNQPQQQPALQHIMSQQQQQQQQQHQQQQQHQQQQQQQGRMQIQAMLNQQQQQQQQQQQPVQQQPPQWYKQQMLVLQRHQHPSQQQQHPQQQQQQQQQQQQQFTQPPAPPYGQQRPIRPPLLGYGGFSEQGYGQPGLKPTPPPVPSPQGVMGPPGISVQQQLMQSVRSPPPIRSPQPNPSPRPVPSPRNQPVPSPRSGPVPSPHHHPPHGTPTHSPAHELGGPSEMMLSQLSGGTGAPTGHPGTMPHHPSPAPPPTSGTDSSEVTPMTPQDQLSKFVEGL; this is encoded by the exons ATGGCCGACCACCTGGTGGACGGGCCACCGAATAAGCGGCCGAAGCTCGGAGATCCTTTTCAGGGGACTTCGGATTCCGCGG ATTATATAACAAACACAGATATGTTTGATCTTGAAAATGATCTACCTGATGATCTGTTGTCATCGGGGTCTTGGGGTTCTGCAACTGAAAGTGCTAAACCACCAGCAACAGGCCCAGGCCCAGGGCAGCAAAATGGTGCGCTTGATTCAGAACTTAGACAACATgtacagcaacaacaacaacttTCACATCATCTAATACAACAACAA GGCAACAAAAATTTGGTTGCAAATTCTCTAGCAATGGCTGCTGGAACTTTGGGTAATAAAAGTCCAAATATGCAATCTCCACCAAATGTTTCTGTTTCTAAAGTAGTTGATCCACAAATGGTCGTGAGTCTGGGAAATTTACCAAGTAGTATAGCCAGTTCCTTGGCAAATAATCAAATGTCCATTGCAAATTCAATGGGTGGCCTTCAATCGTCAATGAGCATGGCTGGAAGTAATCCTACCATGTCAATGCCAGGTGGAATAAATTCTGCTCTTGTTATGACCAGTAGTGCTAGTGGAAATAACAATATGGGTGGAATGGCAGGTGGAAGTTTAATTGTAACCAACAGCTTAAATAAGCAACCTTTAAACACT GTAACCATGATGGCTCCTAATACACAAGGAGGAATTCATCATCCTAGTGGGCCACATGGTGTTGCTCAAATGCAAAATGGACCTGGAATAATGAATACTAGAGCTGTAGCAatgcaacaacagcaacaagcTCATATGGTTGGACCAGCAAGGGGTCAAAGTCCACATCAACAAGTACACCAAGTTGGTATCGTTGGTCCTGGTCAGGGAGGTCCAAGAATCCAGGCACCCCCAAATATGACAAATATGCCAAATATGGGGCAAATAAGTGCATCAAGTCCTTATGGTTATG GATCTCCAGCGAGTGGACAGGGGCCTGGCGTTACTGTATGTACTAACAGTCCTGTTGGAGTTGTTACACCACAACCAAAAGGAGTGGGAACAAACATGACTGCCATGCAAGGTAGTAGATTTGGAGGAACCGCAGGTCCTATTGGCTCCACAAATGTTGTGGGTGGTCAAGAAGGTGGCATGGCACAACAAGCTCAACCACCTGCTCCAAGTCCAGCTCAACCTCAGTCTGGTGCACCAAGTGGAGGTCAACCTGGACCACAACAAGCTACTCAGGGCCAAATACCCGGTACTGGTGCTCCAACgg GTGCTACAAAATCAATTGCTGATCCAGAAAAGCGCAAACTTATTCAGCAACAACTAGTTCTTCTACTTCACGCGCATAAGTGTCAACGACGCGAAAGTCAAGCAAACGGTGAAGTTTGGCAATGTTCGTTGCCAGACTGTAAAACTATGAAAAATGTATTGACTCACATGACTGCTTGTCAAGCAGGGAAAACCTGTAAAGTGCCACACTGTAGCTCATCGAGACAAATTATTAGTCACTGGAAACACTGCAACCGTAACGATTGTCCTGTGTGTTTACCTCTGAAACAggcaaacaaaaataaaacaacaaatGCTGCTGCAGCATCTACGACACAACCAAATAGTCAACCAAATCCGAGTCAAACAGAAATGAGAAGAGCATACGATGCGTTGGGTATTCCATGTCCGACTACAACAACTGGTGGTTTGGTTGCTCAATGTGTAACTAGAAGAATGCCAACACCAAGCATGCAAGGAGCACCCGGTGCGATAGGAAACGTTAGATTAGCTCAACCTCCAACTCAGAATGCACCCGGTCAATCTGTAGTTGGCGCCGGGCAACAAGTTGTTGCTCCAAATGTTTCCCTCCCTTTAAATTCTGATCCTAATACAGTCGGAGTTGCTGGTAATCAAGCAGCACCTACCAGTGGTCCCACGCCTGCTGCTGCAGCGACTGCCGCTAATATACAACAATCTGTTAATATGCAGCAACTGTTTGGTTTGAATGATTCAGGACAACTTAGTGTTCCAAGTGAAAATAGGTTAGCTAATCTTCAGCTTCCAGCTGGACTTCAACCAAGTCAAGTAACAGCAACATCGGTGCAGGAATCAAAGGATTGGCATCAAACTGTAACACCAGATCTTAGAAATCATCTCGTTCATAAATTGGTTCAAGCAATATTTCCAACTCCTGATCCACAAGCTATGCTCGATAAAAGAATGCATAATCTTGTTGCATATGCAAGAAAAGTTGAAGGCGACATGTATGAAATGGCAAATTCAAGATCAGAATATTATCATTTGCTTGccgaaaaaatatacaaaattcaaaAAGAATTAGAGGAAAAACGACAAAAGCGGAAAGAACAACAATTACAAGcccagcagcaacaacaaccacAATCTGCAGGAGCATCTGGCTCAGGTTTAAGGCCATGTGCTCCCCCAGGTGTTGGTACCGTTCCACCATCACGACCAGTTGGAACAGTTACTCCTAGTTTGCGTAGTCATTCGCCAAGTATGACACTTGGAAATTTACCTGCAATGGGCATTCCGCACAATAGAATGCAGTTTCCTCAACAACAACAAACACAACAAGTACAGGTCCAGTCCCAAACGAACGCCCAAGCTCAGGCTCAAGCACAGGCCCAGGCCCAGGCTCAGGCTCAGGCTCAGGCTCAGGCTCAGGCTCAGGCTCAAGCTCAAGCTCAAGCTCAGGCTCAAGTTCAAGTTCAGCAACAaatgcaacagcaacaacaacagcagcagcagcagtcaGGAATTTTGGTTGGCCCACCTGGTCCTAGTCCAAATGGACAATCAACTTCTAATCCTAACGTTGTTTCAAATCCTGGTCTCAGTCCTTTTGGACAACCACAAATGTCACAATCAAGTTTAACAACAACTACTACGTCTGCAACAACTAGTCAATTCCCAACCTCAAATGGTACGTCTGGTTTACCTAACAGTTCGCCTGTACAGAATCAACATCAATATTCTGATATCATGAAAGTTAGATTAGCGCAAGCTCAAGCAGCAATTGCGCACCAacatcagcaacagcaacagccgCCATCACAACCTCAGTCTCAACAACAATCAAGTCAGTCACAGCCGCAACAACCAACAAGTACTTCGAATCAAAACGCTACGACAACCTCAATGCCGCAAACGCCATCACCATTTAGCAGTATGCAACAACAAAACAATCAACAGCAAAATCAATTCAACAATAGTCGGCCTCTTTCGGTTTCAACACCTAATGATAATGGCATCAGTACATCAACTCCACAAACGATACCACCTCCTGCTTCTAGTGGACCTAGTCCCGGCCCAGCAACAACGACAAATGGACCTCAATCTACAACTTCCACACCTAATACGCCACTAGTTCCTTCATTAATGACTCCAAATCAGACTGTTTCTTCCGCCAACCAAACACCACCTCATCCTGCTACTACACCGTCTCCTGCCGGCCTTGCAAGTCTAGGAAAAGGCATGACATCTCAGGAGAGGGCTGCATTAAATGCACCTAGAACTTCGTCCATGTCTTCGCAAATGGCGGCTATTACAGCCGCTTTAGATCGTGATAATTCTCCTAGTCCTCCAATGAATAACAACAAGGGAAAATTGGATTCTATTAAAGAAGAAAgtatgaaaatggaaattaaaacaGAAGATGGTTCTGAGAATCATAGAATGGATGGAGGTAAAAGTGTCAATAATGAGGTGTCTATTAAAACTGAAATCAAAACAGAACCAATGGAGGAAGGATCCAGTGAGAGTATCGTAAAGGAAGAACCTATTAGTATTAAGGAAGAACCTATAACACCAATATCCAGTCAAGACACAACAACGCCAGATATTAAACCATTAGTTCCTGAACCGATACAACCAAGCGGAACGTCAACTGATAAGAAACGGTTGTGTTTATTCAAACCAGATGAATTGCGACAAGCATTAATGCCAACGTTAGAAAAACTTTATCGCCAAGATCCAGAATCTATACCATTTAGACAACCGGTCGATCCTCAAGCATTGGGAATTCCTGATTATTTTGATATTGTTAAAAAACCAATGGATCTTTCAACGATCAAAAGAAAACTAGATACAGGGCAATACAGTGATCCATGGGAATATGTGGATGATGTATGGATGATGTTTGATAATGCATGGCTTTACAATCGTAAAACATCACGTGTTTACAGATATTGTACAAAG CTTTCTGAAGTCTTTGAGCAAGAAATAGATCCTGTAATGCAAGCCTTGGGATATTGCTGTGGAAGAAAATACACATTCAATCCACAAGTACTATGTTGTTATGGAAAGCAACTTTGTACAATACCAAGAGATGCAAAGTACTACTCCTATCAAAATAG ATACACCTTCTGTCAGAAATGTTTCAACGACATTCCTGGTGATACTGTGACGTTAGGAGACGATCCAACGCAACCACAAAC tgCCATTAAAAAGGAACAGTTCCAGGAAATGAAGAACGATCATTTGGAATTGGAGCCTTTTGTTGTATGTACAGATTGCGGTAGAAAAGTACATCAGATATGCGTGCTTCACATGGAATCAATTTGGCCTTTAGG ATTTACTTGTGATAATTGCTTGAAGAAAAAAGGTCAAAAacgtaaagaaaataaatttaatgctaAACGTTTACCGGTTACTAAATTAGGTACCTATATCGAAACACGTGTGAACAATttcttaaagaaaaaagaagctgGTGCTGGAGAAGTTGCAATTAGAGTTGTAGCATCCAGTGATAAAGTTGTCGAAGTGAAACCAGGAATGAGAAGTCGATTTGTGGAAAATGGTGAAATGCCTGGTGAATTTCCGTATAGAGCAAAAGCTTTGTTTGCATTTGAAGAAGTTGATGGGACTGATGTATGTTTCTTCGGCATGCATGTGCAAGAATATGGTAGTGAATGTACACCACCTAATACTCGAAGAGTTTATATTGCATATTTGGATTCTGTACACTTTTTCCGGCCTAGACAGTTCCGAACAGCAGTATATCACGAAATTCTTCTTGGATACTTGGATTATGCAAAACAATTGGG ATATACAATGGCTCATATTTGGGCTTGTCCCCCTTCTGAAGGCGATGATTACATTTTCCACTGCCACCCGCAAGAACAAAAGATTCCAAAGCCTAAAAGATTACAAGAATGGTATAAGAAAATGTTAGACAAAGGCATGGTTGAAAGGATCGTGCTCGATTACAAA gaCATTTTAAAACAAGCGATGGAAGATAAACTTACATCTGCAGCTGACTTACCGTATTTTGAAGGTGATTTTTGGCCGAATGTTTTAGAAGAAAGTATCAAGGAGTTAgatcaagaagaagaagagaaacgtaAACAAGCGGAAGCAGCGGAAGCTGCTGCTGCCAATGCA ATTTTCTCATTGTCAGAGGATTCTGAAACAGGGCCAGACGGCAAAAAGAAAGGGCAAAAGAAAGCTAAGAAATCCAATAAATCCAAAgcaaatcaaagaaaaaatagtaaaaaatctAATACCCCACAAACAGGAAATGATCTTTCAGCAAAGATTTTTGCCACTATGGAGAAACATAAAGAAGTATTCTTCGTTATTAGGTTGCATAGTGCTCAAAGTGCAGCCAGTTTAGCA CCTATTCAAGATCCTGATCCAGTTATTAATTGTGACCTTATGGATGGCCGCGATGCTTTCCTTACAATGGCTAGAGAAAGACATTATGAATTCTCTTCCTTAAGGCGCGCGAAATTTAGTTCTATGTCTATGCTATACGAATTGCACAATCAAGGTCAAGACAAGTTTGTTTATACTTGCAATAATTGTAAGAGCCATGTAGAAACAAGATATCATTGTACGGTTTGTGAT GATTTTGATCTGTGTATAAGCTGTAAAGAAAAAGACGGTCATCCTCATCATATGGAAAAACTTGGTTTAGATTTGGATGATGGTTCATCGCCGGCCGATGCTAAACAAGCTAATCCAcag gaGGCGCGTAAACTTTCAATTCAAAGATGTATTCAATCGTTGGTGCACGCGTGCCAATGTAGAGATGCTAACTGTCGTTTAACAAGTTGTCAAAAGATGAAGAGAGTAGTAACGCATACTAAAGTTTGCAAACGAAAAACGAACGGTGGCTGTCCAATCTGTAAACAATTAATAGCGTTGTGCTGTTATCATGCTAAACACTGCCAAGAGACTAAATGTCTTGTTCCATTCTGTTCGAACATCAAACATAAGCTGAAACAACAACAGCTTCAACAGCGGCTACAGCAAGCGCAGTTGTTAAG GAGACGAATGGCTGCGATGAATAGCAGACCCACAGGTCCAGTGGGAGCGATGCAATCCGGACAACAGAGTTCAAATGTTACTATGACCACAGGTGTTGCTATGAAACCAGGTGTCAGTCCTACCAATTTACCTTCGCCACATCAACCTGGAATAGGATTGAAACCTGGAACTCAAACGCCACCTGCTCACGTTCTCCAAGTTGTTAAGCAAGTACAAGAAGAAGCTGCACGGCAACAAGTACCGCATGGTTATGGTAAAGTAACGCCAGGTGGTGGAGTTGGTGCTGGAGTTGGCGTAGGAGGACAAACAGGTGGTGTAATGCCTCCACCTCCTATGCAACGTCCAATGCCTGTACAAATGCCAAATCCTGGCGGTACACATCTTATTCCAATGGATCAATGGACAGCAAG TAGGTATCAGCCAAGTACACTGATGCAACAGAATCCTGGTTTGAGACAGCAAACGCCGCAACAGTTAatgcagcagcagcaacaacatcaAGGGCAGCCAGCAATAGCTATGGGAGGACAGATGCCTAGGCAAGCTGGAGTTCTCGGTGGTCCGGTTAATCAAGTTGGTCCTCAAACTCAAAGCAACATGCACAAGCATGTATTGCAGCAACTTATGCAAACTCTAAAGAATCCCCATACTCCTGAACAACAAAACCAAATACTTCAAATACTCAAAAGCAATCCACCGATTATGGCTGCTTTTATCAAACAACGG gcACTCGCTCTAAATCAACAACAAAGTGGTCAATACGGTGGAGGAGTGGGCGGACCTTTGGGTCCTAATCAGCCGCAGCAACAACCTGCTCTGCAGCATATAATGTctcagcaacagcagcagcagcagcaacagcatcagcagcagcagcagcaccaacaacaacaacaacagcaaggCAGAATGCAAATACAGGCAATGCTAaatcaacagcaacaacaacagcagcaacagcagcaacctGTTCAACAGCAACCACCACAGTGGTATAAACAGCAAATGCTAGTATTGCAAAGGCACCAGCACCCGTCACAGCAGCAACAACACccgcagcagcagcaacagcagcagcaacaacaacaacaacaatttaCACAACCACCAGCACCGCCTTACGGTCAACAGCGACCTATAAGGCCGCCCCTTCTCG GTTATGGTGGCTTTAGCGAACAAGGATACGGTCAACCTGGCTTAAAACCAACACCACCTCCGGTACCTTCTCCGCAAGGTGTGATGGGGCCTCCAGGGATTTCTGTACAGCAACAATTAATGCAGTCCGTTCGATCTCCACCGCCAATTCGTTCTCCTCAACCAAATCCTTCCCCACGACCGGTTCCTTCTCCACGTAATCAGCCAGTTCCTTCTCCTCGATCAGGGCCGGTGCCATCGCCTCATCATCATCCACCTCATGGTACACCAACACATTCACCGGCTCATGAACTCGGTGGGCCAAGTGAAATGATGCTTTCGCAGCTGAGTGGTGGAACTGGTGCACCGACTGGTCACCCGGGTACCATGCCACATCATCCATCTCCAGCTCCACCACCCACTAGTGGCACAGACTCGAGTGAAGTGACGCCCATGACGCCACAAGATCAACTTTCAAAATTTGTCGAAGGATTGTAG